Proteins encoded within one genomic window of Jiangella mangrovi:
- a CDS encoding bifunctional GNAT family N-acetyltransferase/acetate--CoA ligase family protein, which yields MTAPADTTSTFALLTDGRTVEIRVPGDGDLAGLLELHRRMSPENLYLRFFGSNARVAVDMAERICAAPELAGNALVACLGGRIVGVVHYEPPDRHGVAEIAIVIADDLHHRGIGTLLIEHLASRARAHGVTAFRAEVLGQNHAVLQVFADAGLPATSTVRSGIVELTVPLDVDDRYLDAVADRERRADVESLRPLLRPASVAIVGASRDEHAVGHAILRNARAGGFTGDLYAVNPRATTVAGVACHPSVLALPTAPELAVVAVPAGVVCGVAEQCGERGVRALVVVTSGFDATTGAQLLATCRRYGMRLVGPNCFGVVDTTAGLDLTFGVRPPRPGGAGIVVQSGGVGIGLLEHLDRLDLGVSSFVSVGDKYDVSGNDLMRWWETDGATRFGILYLESFGNPRKFSRVARRLARTMPLLTVLAGRSDAGQRAAVSHTAATATPAVTREALFRQAGVITTTTLSELIDTVALIGHQPLPAGYRVAVVTNAGGAGVLAADACTDAGLEVASLAEETRQRLRTLLPAGAACAGPVDTTAAVPAELFARCIAMVAGAQEVDAIVAVTVPTAVSDPGTGVRSIAGTPIAAVAIDQAETVTVRDGVPWYAGPEAAAWALRRAADRAKWLTRPEGRVPVLDGIDRTRAAAIIADGLDARPDGGWLDATAAFELLTTYSIPMVGVRFATTEDAAARAAAELGGVVGLKADVVGIVHKSDAGAVILGLATERAVRAAYGELIGRFGDRLRGAQVQQMASDGVEVLAGVVQEPTFGPLVVFGSGGVTTDVLPDRAARLAPLTDVDAAELVRSPRIAAVLLGYRSHPAVDLARLEEVLVRLARLATDHPEIAEIDLNPVIARPDGVVAVDARVRVEPHPTWDPFLRRLR from the coding sequence ATGACGGCACCTGCGGACACGACGTCGACCTTCGCCCTGCTCACGGACGGACGCACCGTGGAGATCCGAGTGCCGGGCGACGGCGATCTCGCCGGTCTGCTGGAGCTGCACCGGCGGATGTCGCCGGAGAACCTCTACCTGCGGTTCTTCGGCTCCAATGCGCGCGTGGCGGTCGACATGGCTGAGCGCATCTGCGCGGCGCCCGAATTGGCCGGCAACGCTCTGGTGGCGTGCCTCGGCGGGCGCATCGTGGGGGTGGTCCACTACGAGCCGCCCGACCGGCACGGCGTCGCGGAGATCGCGATCGTCATCGCCGACGATCTCCATCATCGGGGCATCGGTACCCTGCTCATCGAGCACCTCGCCTCGCGCGCTCGTGCCCACGGCGTGACGGCCTTCCGCGCCGAGGTCCTCGGGCAGAATCACGCCGTCCTGCAGGTCTTCGCGGACGCCGGCCTCCCAGCCACCAGCACCGTGCGGTCGGGCATCGTCGAGCTCACCGTCCCGCTCGACGTCGACGACCGATACCTGGACGCCGTCGCGGACCGGGAACGGCGTGCCGACGTCGAGAGCCTGCGGCCGCTGTTGCGGCCCGCCTCCGTCGCGATCGTCGGTGCCAGCCGGGACGAGCACGCCGTCGGCCACGCCATCCTGCGCAACGCCCGTGCCGGTGGCTTCACCGGCGACCTCTACGCCGTGAACCCGAGGGCGACGACGGTTGCCGGCGTCGCCTGCCATCCGTCCGTCCTCGCGTTGCCAACTGCACCCGAGCTGGCCGTGGTCGCTGTGCCCGCCGGCGTCGTGTGTGGCGTGGCCGAGCAGTGCGGTGAGCGGGGCGTGCGTGCACTGGTCGTCGTCACCTCCGGTTTCGACGCGACCACAGGGGCACAGCTGCTCGCGACCTGTCGGCGTTACGGCATGCGGCTCGTCGGGCCCAACTGCTTCGGCGTCGTGGACACGACCGCCGGACTGGATCTCACCTTTGGCGTGCGGCCACCGCGTCCGGGCGGGGCTGGCATCGTCGTGCAGTCCGGCGGCGTCGGCATCGGCTTGCTCGAGCACCTGGACCGGCTCGACCTGGGCGTGTCCTCGTTCGTCTCCGTCGGCGACAAGTACGACGTCAGCGGGAACGACCTGATGCGCTGGTGGGAGACCGACGGCGCCACCCGGTTCGGCATCCTGTACCTGGAGTCGTTCGGCAACCCGCGCAAGTTCTCGCGCGTCGCGCGCCGGCTGGCGCGGACGATGCCGTTGCTGACGGTGCTCGCCGGCCGCTCCGATGCAGGACAGCGCGCCGCGGTGTCCCACACCGCCGCGACGGCCACACCTGCGGTGACCCGCGAGGCGCTGTTCCGCCAGGCCGGTGTCATCACCACGACGACCCTCAGCGAGCTGATCGACACCGTCGCACTCATCGGGCACCAGCCGCTTCCGGCCGGGTACCGAGTCGCGGTGGTGACCAATGCCGGCGGCGCCGGGGTGCTGGCCGCGGATGCCTGCACCGACGCCGGCCTCGAGGTCGCATCGCTGGCCGAGGAGACGCGACAGCGGTTGCGCACATTGCTCCCGGCGGGTGCCGCCTGCGCCGGCCCGGTCGACACGACCGCCGCGGTGCCCGCGGAGCTGTTCGCGCGGTGCATCGCGATGGTGGCCGGGGCCCAGGAGGTCGACGCCATCGTCGCGGTCACCGTCCCGACGGCGGTCAGCGACCCCGGCACCGGCGTCCGGTCCATCGCGGGCACACCGATCGCAGCGGTCGCCATCGACCAGGCCGAGACGGTCACGGTCCGCGACGGCGTGCCCTGGTACGCCGGGCCGGAAGCGGCCGCCTGGGCATTGCGACGGGCCGCCGATCGTGCCAAATGGCTGACGCGTCCCGAGGGCCGGGTTCCCGTCCTCGACGGCATCGACCGGACCCGCGCCGCCGCCATCATCGCCGATGGTCTCGACGCCCGCCCGGATGGTGGCTGGCTGGACGCGACTGCCGCGTTCGAGCTGCTGACCACCTACAGCATCCCCATGGTCGGCGTGCGCTTCGCCACGACCGAGGACGCCGCCGCCCGCGCCGCGGCCGAGCTCGGGGGAGTGGTGGGCCTCAAGGCGGACGTCGTCGGGATCGTGCACAAGTCCGACGCCGGGGCCGTCATCCTCGGCCTGGCGACGGAAAGGGCGGTCCGCGCGGCCTACGGCGAGCTGATCGGACGGTTCGGCGACCGGCTCCGCGGCGCGCAGGTCCAGCAGATGGCGTCCGACGGCGTCGAGGTGCTGGCCGGGGTCGTGCAGGAGCCGACGTTCGGCCCGCTCGTCGTGTTCGGTTCGGGTGGCGTGACGACCGACGTGCTGCCGGACCGCGCCGCCCGGCTGGCCCCGTTGACCGACGTCGACGCGGCCGAACTCGTGCGATCGCCGAGGATCGCGGCGGTCCTGCTGGGTTATCGCAGTCACCCCGCCGTCGACCTGGCGCGGTTGGAGGAGGTTCTCGTCCGCCTCGCCCGCCTCGCGACCGACCATCCCGAGATCGCCGAGATCGACCTGAACCCGGTCATCGCCCGGCCCGACGGTGTCGTGGCCGTCGACGCCCGGGTGCGCGTCGAGCCACACCCCACGTGGGACCCGTTTCTGCGGCGACTGCGCTGA
- a CDS encoding DUF6879 family protein, which yields MTELLAGAAFRELFDRYEHTAFRLETRERYVDDEEQEPLRKFLAAEPADDTWFLDWVEDIEAATAAGKRIERVRVVNEPFSDYTRFGLDLARLNVSAGEDIRYLPRPVASDLALPDEDFWIFDSKTLAVLRFADDDRLQGVEVIDDPAQVLLRCQWRDAAWHYAIPGAPVVRESGMGDLRSGTVSYSHHRRGRSSFRRAGPPAALGRSP from the coding sequence ATGACCGAACTCCTCGCCGGCGCCGCGTTCCGGGAACTCTTCGACCGCTACGAGCACACCGCCTTCCGTCTGGAGACGCGAGAGCGATACGTCGACGACGAGGAGCAGGAACCGCTGCGCAAGTTCCTCGCAGCGGAGCCCGCCGACGACACATGGTTCCTCGACTGGGTCGAGGACATTGAGGCGGCGACCGCTGCCGGCAAACGGATCGAGCGGGTGAGAGTCGTCAATGAGCCGTTCAGCGACTACACCCGCTTCGGACTTGACCTGGCGCGTCTCAACGTCAGCGCCGGCGAAGACATCCGGTACCTTCCCCGCCCCGTTGCGTCCGACCTGGCGCTCCCCGATGAGGACTTCTGGATCTTCGACTCCAAGACCTTGGCCGTCCTCCGATTCGCTGACGACGATCGATTGCAGGGTGTGGAAGTCATCGACGATCCCGCACAGGTCCTGCTGCGCTGCCAGTGGCGTGACGCCGCCTGGCACTACGCGATTCCGGGAGCTCCGGTCGTGAGGGAGTCGGGCATGGGCGATCTCCGATCCGGGACCGTGTCGTACTCCCACCATCGCCGCGGGCGCTCGAGCTTCCGTAGAGCCGGCCCGCCCGCGGCACTGGGACGTTCGCCCTGA
- a CDS encoding PIG-L deacetylase family protein: protein MSNHTKPVPEVRRLLAVCAHPYDATFALGGVIAAFADAGTAVHIVCLTHGRRTDAVPRRRLDRARDLGRASRHIGAEDVTLLDHAPGTLMTASIDELAAEILDAGRDADALLAIDATGPDAHPDHVRTMRATYRAATRLGSTLYAWTLRAPQPTRGQQVLVVDADRERQRAAIACHTGLPADDPLRSRWLNHQQREERLIVLRTERVLSPVATRADL from the coding sequence ATGAGCAACCACACGAAGCCCGTGCCTGAGGTCCGGCGTCTCCTCGCCGTCTGCGCACATCCGTATGACGCGACCTTCGCGCTCGGGGGCGTCATCGCCGCCTTCGCCGATGCCGGCACCGCCGTGCACATCGTGTGTCTGACGCATGGCCGCCGCACCGACGCGGTGCCCCGCCGCCGGCTGGACCGCGCCCGAGACCTCGGACGCGCCAGCCGCCACATCGGCGCCGAAGACGTCACTTTGCTCGATCACGCTCCGGGCACGCTGATGACCGCGAGCATCGACGAGCTCGCCGCCGAGATACTCGACGCCGGCCGCGATGCCGACGCCCTGCTCGCCATCGACGCCACCGGCCCGGACGCGCACCCGGACCACGTGCGGACCATGCGTGCCACCTATCGTGCCGCGACGAGGCTCGGCAGCACGCTCTACGCCTGGACCCTACGCGCGCCGCAGCCGACTCGGGGACAGCAGGTCCTCGTCGTCGACGCCGACCGCGAACGACAGCGGGCCGCGATCGCCTGCCACACCGGCCTGCCCGCGGACGATCCGCTGCGCAGCCGCTGGCTGAACCACCAACAACGCGAGGAGCGGCTGATCGTGCTTCGCACCGAGCGCGTGCTCAGCCCGGTCGCTACCCGAGCCGACCTCTGA
- a CDS encoding NAD(P)/FAD-dependent oxidoreductase, whose translation MRKNVLVLGGNFGGLTAALSVKHELHGDVDVRVVSASDHFLFNPSLIWLPFGKRRPQDITFPLAPTFEEHDIDFVHAAATRIDPVNRRVTTTAGTYPYDYLVVATGYRNSMDVVPGLTGTPGAHTITTLEDAIDAGAGWRRFLDDPGPVVVAATQGAGCFGAAYEFLFNVSYQLRRAGLRKQVGLTYVTAEPFLGHFGIGGLPGGEKLLGMFLKKEGITAVTGMALSEVTPGKIALADGDAVDFAYAVIIPPFQGQEVVRTAQGLVDDKGYVPVHDTYQSVAWPDVYAVGIAAAVTVPWTTAVPIGVPKTGFPTEVQARVAASNIASQILGGEPTRHKEFGDIPAVCVMDAGNNGVMILADKMLPPRRAGVLIPGPQSHGAKLLFEKYYLWKSRHGYVRLP comes from the coding sequence ATGCGGAAGAACGTCCTTGTACTCGGCGGCAACTTCGGCGGGCTGACCGCCGCGTTGAGCGTCAAGCACGAGCTCCATGGCGACGTGGACGTTCGCGTCGTCTCGGCGTCGGACCACTTCCTGTTCAACCCGTCGCTGATCTGGCTGCCCTTCGGCAAGCGCCGGCCGCAGGACATCACCTTCCCACTCGCGCCGACGTTCGAGGAACACGACATCGACTTCGTCCACGCCGCCGCGACCCGGATCGACCCGGTGAACCGCCGCGTCACCACGACCGCGGGCACGTATCCGTACGACTACCTCGTCGTCGCCACTGGCTACCGCAACAGCATGGACGTGGTGCCGGGGCTCACCGGCACGCCTGGCGCACACACGATCACGACCCTCGAGGACGCCATCGACGCAGGCGCCGGCTGGCGCCGCTTCCTGGACGACCCGGGTCCCGTGGTCGTCGCCGCCACCCAGGGCGCCGGCTGCTTCGGCGCGGCCTACGAGTTCCTGTTCAACGTCTCGTACCAGCTGCGCCGCGCGGGCCTGAGGAAGCAGGTCGGCCTCACCTACGTCACCGCCGAGCCCTTCCTCGGCCACTTCGGCATCGGCGGGCTGCCCGGCGGCGAGAAGCTGCTCGGCATGTTCCTGAAGAAGGAGGGCATCACCGCGGTCACCGGCATGGCACTGTCCGAGGTGACGCCCGGCAAGATCGCCCTGGCCGACGGCGACGCGGTCGACTTCGCCTACGCCGTGATCATCCCGCCCTTCCAGGGCCAGGAGGTCGTGCGCACGGCGCAGGGACTGGTCGACGACAAGGGCTACGTGCCGGTCCACGACACGTACCAGTCGGTGGCCTGGCCCGACGTCTACGCCGTCGGGATCGCCGCCGCGGTGACAGTGCCGTGGACGACCGCAGTGCCCATCGGGGTGCCCAAGACCGGATTCCCGACCGAGGTGCAGGCCCGCGTCGCCGCCAGCAACATCGCCAGCCAGATCCTGGGAGGCGAGCCGACGAGGCACAAGGAGTTCGGCGATATCCCGGCGGTCTGCGTCATGGACGCCGGCAACAACGGCGTGATGATCCTCGCCGACAAGATGCTCCCGCCGCGTCGCGCTGGCGTGCTCATCCCCGGACCGCAGTCCCACGGCGCGAAACTGCTGTTCGAGAAGTACTACCTCTGGAAGTCACGTCACGGCTACGTCCGCTTACCCTGA
- a CDS encoding universal stress protein, translating into MTSSNAIVVGVDGSPDSGIALTWAAAEAHRRGVALYAVHGLWMPIAAVPYGSSAVLPPPDDLRAYATQLLDKARQRVKDEWPSLDMDTFLIQQPPAQALLEVGHDAALTVAGTRGLSALGALVLGSVSGRVAARSKTPVVVVPPHPADSDGTIVVGVDGSAHSDAALRFALAEADLLSAPVVAVNAFHLQAVPAPIFEAIGLEEATAAEHDYADALVRDAVVRARAATGSHAEVTVRVVPGDAAQAIVDAGQEAALIVVGSRGRGEVRSLLLGSTSHGVLHHASRPVAVVHAEEADAHG; encoded by the coding sequence ATGACCAGCTCGAACGCCATCGTCGTCGGCGTCGACGGCTCGCCGGACAGCGGCATCGCCCTCACCTGGGCGGCCGCTGAGGCGCACCGCCGCGGCGTCGCCCTCTACGCCGTCCACGGACTCTGGATGCCCATCGCCGCCGTGCCGTACGGAAGCTCGGCCGTCCTTCCCCCGCCCGACGACCTGCGCGCCTACGCCACCCAGCTCCTGGACAAGGCCCGGCAACGGGTGAAGGACGAGTGGCCCAGCCTCGACATGGACACCTTCCTGATCCAGCAGCCGCCGGCGCAGGCACTGCTCGAGGTCGGGCACGACGCCGCGCTGACCGTGGCCGGAACCCGAGGACTGAGCGCGCTCGGCGCGCTCGTCCTCGGCTCCGTGAGCGGGCGCGTCGCCGCCCGCTCGAAGACGCCCGTGGTCGTCGTCCCGCCGCACCCCGCCGACAGCGACGGAACCATCGTCGTCGGCGTCGACGGCTCGGCCCACAGCGACGCCGCACTCCGGTTCGCTCTGGCGGAGGCCGATCTCCTGTCGGCTCCGGTGGTGGCGGTGAACGCGTTCCACCTGCAAGCAGTCCCGGCACCGATCTTCGAGGCGATCGGCTTGGAAGAAGCCACCGCCGCGGAACACGACTATGCCGATGCGCTGGTGCGCGACGCCGTCGTGCGCGCCCGTGCCGCGACCGGCTCCCATGCCGAGGTCACGGTCCGGGTCGTGCCCGGCGACGCCGCCCAGGCGATCGTCGACGCCGGGCAGGAAGCGGCGCTCATCGTCGTCGGCTCACGCGGCCGCGGTGAGGTGCGCAGCCTGCTCCTCGGCTCGACCAGTCACGGCGTGCTGCACCACGCGAGCCGCCCGGTCGCCGTCGTGCATGCGGAGGAGGCGGACGCTCATGGCTGA
- a CDS encoding class I fructose-bisphosphate aldolase — MTTRPRLNELGLSTGKKTRLHRILFEYGLRNGTALFLPYDQGLEHGPRDFFDNPASGDPAYIMRLATEGEFNGIALQIGLAEKFYWDYAGEIPLILKLNGKTDIPSDAEALSPVHATVEDAVRLGADAVGYTLYVGTPAQELDFAQFQVVRSDAERLGMPLIVWAYPRGSAIEAKGGKDSYYAVDYAARTASELGADVVKVNFPHPEKRTGVKEPYGDEFSSQEAIDAVVRSANRTLVLVSGGTRAGDDAMLEKARQSMEAGGTGLIFGRNVWQRGHDESLRFVDSLKNVLAKYPS, encoded by the coding sequence ATGACGACCCGGCCGAGACTGAATGAACTTGGCCTGAGCACGGGCAAGAAGACCCGCCTGCACCGCATCCTCTTCGAATACGGCCTGCGCAACGGCACGGCGCTGTTCCTCCCCTACGACCAGGGTCTGGAACACGGGCCACGCGACTTCTTCGACAACCCGGCCTCCGGCGACCCTGCGTACATCATGCGGCTGGCCACGGAGGGCGAGTTCAACGGCATCGCGCTCCAGATCGGCTTGGCTGAGAAGTTCTACTGGGACTACGCCGGTGAGATCCCGCTGATCCTCAAGCTCAACGGCAAGACGGACATTCCGTCCGACGCCGAGGCGCTCTCGCCCGTCCACGCGACGGTCGAGGACGCCGTCCGGCTGGGTGCCGACGCCGTCGGCTACACGCTCTACGTCGGCACTCCGGCGCAGGAGCTGGACTTCGCGCAGTTCCAGGTGGTGCGCTCCGACGCCGAGCGCCTCGGCATGCCGCTCATCGTCTGGGCGTACCCGCGCGGCTCGGCCATCGAGGCCAAGGGCGGCAAGGATTCATACTATGCCGTCGACTACGCGGCTCGCACAGCGAGCGAACTGGGCGCCGACGTCGTCAAGGTGAACTTCCCGCATCCGGAGAAGCGCACCGGCGTGAAGGAACCGTACGGCGACGAGTTCTCCTCGCAGGAGGCGATCGACGCGGTGGTGCGCTCGGCCAACCGCACCCTCGTGCTGGTCTCCGGCGGCACCCGGGCCGGCGACGACGCGATGCTCGAGAAAGCCCGGCAGTCCATGGAGGCCGGCGGCACCGGTCTCATCTTCGGCCGCAACGTCTGGCAGCGCGGCCACGATGAGTCACTCCGCTTCGTCGACAGCCTCAAGAACGTCCTCGCCAAGTATCCGAGCTGA